The Lates calcarifer isolate ASB-BC8 linkage group LG14, TLL_Latcal_v3, whole genome shotgun sequence genome has a segment encoding these proteins:
- the cskmt gene encoding LOW QUALITY PROTEIN: citrate synthase-lysine N-methyltransferase CSKMT, mitochondrial (The sequence of the model RefSeq protein was modified relative to this genomic sequence to represent the inferred CDS: deleted 1 base in 1 codon), which translates to MSLLLKHMTMSSRRIFSACVRHHSSLISELMENMDKKAIWDRFYTENSSRTPTFKNFEWFFGFDSVQEFIMPHLQTNSHPDSLLHVLDVGCGTSALGPCIYRHSSLPVRITCADISPIAVRLMQEHVRAKAIQPHNVSSQLEFVELDCTHLHKHYSSSSVDLIVDKGTIDALLRSKEGKGKAGLVLKQCLKVLRSSGSLLQFSDEDPDARLLWLETEAREPGVMAADVLVQEVGELRGVCYYCYQVTPRCTVKQ; encoded by the exons ATGTCTCTGCTTTTAAAACACATGACAATGTCAAGCAGGCGAATATTCTCAGCTTGTGTAAGGCATCACTCTTCTCTTATAA GTGaactgatggaaaacatggaTAAGAAAGCAATCTGGGACCGTTTCTACACtgagaacagcagcaggacacCCACCTTCAAAAAC TTCGAGTGGTTCTTTGGCTTTGATTCTGTTCAGGAGTTCATCATGCCCCACTTGCAGACTAATTCTCATCCAGATTCCCTGCTCCATGTCCTGGATGTGGGCTGTGGCACTTCAGCTCTGGGGCCCTGTATTTACAGACATTCCTCTCTCCCGGTGCGGATCACTTGCGCTGACATTTCCCCCATAGCTGTGCGACTAATGCAGGAACATGTTCGAGCTAAAGCCATTCAAcctcacaatgtttcttctcAGCTTGAATTTGTAGAGCTAGATTGCACACATCTGCACAAGCACTATAGTTCTAGTAGTGTGGACCTGATAGTTGACAAAGGCACCATAGACGCTTTGTTGAGGTCTAAAGAAGGAAAAGGGAAGGCCGGCCTGGTGCTGAAGCAGTGTTTGAAGGTGCTGCGGAGCTCAGGATCTCTGCTCCAGTTCTCTGATGAGGACCCCGATGCCAGACTGCTGTGGCTGGAGACTGAAGCACGGGAGCCGGGAGTGATGGCAGCAGATGTCTTGGTGCAGGAGGTTGGGGAATTAAGGGGAGTGTGTTACTACTGCTACCAAGTGACTCCTCGCTGTACTGTAAAACAGTGA
- the nectin4a gene encoding ubiquitin thioesterase OTUB1 isoform X3, producing the protein MRSCRRRKQISTAKMAEEQQESSQGEMEGVNCLAYDEAIIAQQDRIQQEIANSNPLVSDRQDLSVLQREYAEDDTVYQLKIKDLYKKYSYIRKTRPDGNCFYRAFGFAHLESLLDDSKELQKFKAVAAKSKLDLVNEGFTEFTIEDFHNTFMDLIELCEKQPSLQELLSSFNDQNVSDYVVVYLRLLTSGYLQREHSFFQHFIEGGRSVKEFCQQEVEPMSKESDHIHIIALAQALNVSILVEYMDRGEGGTVNHHVFPEGGDPRIFLLYRPGHYDILYK; encoded by the exons ATGAGGTCATGCAGACGGAGGAAACAGATTTCGACAGCTAAGATGgcggaggagcagcaggaatcatcacagggagagatggagg GAGTGAACTGCCTCGCATATGATGAGGCCATAATCGCTCAACAGGACAGAATTCAGCAAGAG aTAGCCAACAGTAACCCTTTAGTGTCGGACAGACAGGAcctgtcagtgctgcagaggGAGTATGCTGAGGATGACACAGTTTATCAGCTCAAGATCAAG GACCTATACAAAAAATACTCGTACATTCGTAAGACGCGACCAGATGGGAACTGTTTCTACAGAGCCTTTGGTTTCGCACATCTCGAGTCCCTGCTAGATGACAGCAAAGAACTTCAGAA GTTCAAAGCAGTTGCAGCTAAAAGTAAACTGGACCTGGTTAATGAAGGCTTCACTGAATTCACCATTGAAGACTTCCACAACACT TTCATGGACCTGATCGAACTGTGTGAGAAACAGCCGAgcctgcaggagctgctgagcTCCTTCAACGACCAGAACGTGTCAGACTACGTGGTCGTGTACCTGCGGCTGCTCACCTCAGGCTACCTGCAGCGAGAGCATAGCTTCTTCCAGCATTTCATAGAAGGGGGACGCTCTGTCAAGGAGTTCTGTCAGCAG GAGGTAGAGCCAATGTCTAAAGAAAGTGACCACATTCACATCATCGCCTTAGCCCAGGCCCTGAACGTATCCATCCTGGTGGAGTACATGGatagaggagagggaggaacagTCAATCACCACGTCTTCCCTGAAGGTGGCGACCCACGCATCTTCCTCCTCTATAGACCTGGCCATTATGACATCTTGTACAAATAA
- the nectin4a gene encoding nectin-4 isoform X2, with protein sequence MTSLLSRLCLCLFVLRIFVTVIQGEFVDLPPNGSMRSLAEEETVLPCHYQPSGNDVVVQVTWYKEKSDGTKEQIILAHHINGQTAFGPWSRRVRFRSSEPTVDSSLVIMSTEVSDEGKYICHISTFPSGNFENEMSLIVWTIPISSLEPVILVEGQSYRQAASCRSIARPSPRISWDTDLNGQSINRSSDNGAVSSHYSLHPLRSMNGKKLDCLVWHVTSPTPRRLRNRLVVHFPPHVEVSSNNKDWSVGLENAALSCVSGGNPKPQSFTWIRKDSELPEGVIPHPNGTLIFGRPLSLSDRGIYKCVAKNEVGEANAEMEIVVTDSSERQIFPENMLMLIVGGVAGGLLILMLIIVITVTCHHKRKNTKLEKELTEKKEEISTLSRQASFRRVNSISTDTRGATEENIPLRVEGTLRTSLSSLGQETRFHPPLTPSPFPTIQSTEIVRQLNGSVIIPTDGGSRPGSVTKNHQHPPMSCTYPPVTDDEDEVDEGLGGPASQEHPDDQDSETNSSQVSEAHSTRYQQTNGMFRPKPRPSPSGISPHASLIHKAQIV encoded by the exons ttggcagaggaggagactgtCCTGCCCTGTCATTACCAGCCAAGTGGCAACGATGTGGTGGTGCAGGTGACTTGGTATAAGGAGAAATCTGATGGCACCAAGGAACAGATCATCCTTGCACACCATATTAATGGACAGACAG CATTCGGGCCATGGTCTCGACGCGTGCGCTTTAGAAGCAGCGAACCCACAGTGGACTCGTCACTGGTCATCATGAGCACAGAGGTCTCTGATGAGGGGAAGTATATCTGCCACATCAGCACCTTCCCCTCTGGCAACTTTGAAAATGAGATGTCACTCATCGTGTGGA CCATCCCTATCTCCTCCCTGGAGCCTGTGATTCTGGTGGAGGGCCAGTCCTACCGACAGGCTGCTTCCTGTCGATCCATAGCCCGCCCATCTCCCCGCATCTCCTGGGACACCGACCTGAATGGCCAGTCCATCAACCGCTCTTCCGACAACGGGGCGGTCTCCTCGCACTACTCCCTGCACCCCCTGAGGAGCATGAATGGCAAGAAGCTGGACTGTCTGGTGTGGCATGTGACCTCACCGACCCCCCGCAGGCTCCGCAACCGCCTGGTAGTGCACT TCCCTCCACATGTAGAGGTGTCTAGCAACAATAAAGACTGGTCCGTGGGTCTGGAGAATGCTGCCTTGAGTTGCGTGAGTGGAGGAAACCCCAAACCACAGAGTTTCACCTGGATCAG gaAGGATAGTGAGTTGCCAGAGGGTGTGATCCCCCACCCTAATGGAACACTAATTTTTGGGCGACCCCTGAGCCTGTCAGACAGAGGCATCTACAAGTGCGTGGCAAAGAATGAAGTAGGAGAAGCAAACGCAGAGATGGAGATTGTTGTGACAG ATTCTTCTGAGAGGCAGATATTCCCTGAAAACATGCTTATGCTCATCGTGGGGGGCGTGGCAGGCGGGTTGCTAATCTTGATGCTTATCATTGTCATCACTGTCACATGCCACCACAAACGCAAGAACACGAAACTGGAGAAGGAGCTGACAGAGAAGAA GGAGGAAATAAGCACTCTCTCCAGGCAAGCTTCTTTCAGGAGAGTGAACTCTATCAGCACAGATACCAGAGGAGCG acagaagaaaacatcCCTCTGAGGGTGGAGGGAACCCTGAGGACCAGCCTGTCTTCCCTCGGG cAGGAAACTCGTTTCCACCCTCCTCTCACGCCATCACCCTTTCCCACCATCCAGTCCACTGAGATTGTGAGACAGCTAAATGGCAGCGTCATTATCCCAACAGATGGGGGTTCACGGCCAGGAAGTGTCACCAAAAATCACCAGCACCCGCCTATGAGCTGCACCTACCCACCAGTAAcagatgatgaggatgaggtgGATGAAGGTTTGGGGGGTCCTGCCAGCCAGGAGCATCCCGACGACCAGGACAGTGAGACCAACAGCTCCCAGGTGTCTGAGGCTCACAGTACACGCTATCAGCAGACTAATGGCATGTTTAGACCCAAACCCAGACCAAGCCCCTCTGGGATCAGTCCCCATGCCTCCCTCATCCACAAGGCTCAGATAGTTTAG
- the nectin4a gene encoding nectin-4 isoform X1, whose amino-acid sequence MTSLLSRLCLCLFVLRIFVTVIQGEFVDLPPNGSMRSLAEEETVLPCHYQPSGNDVVVQVTWYKEKSDGTKEQIILAHHINGQTAFGPWSRRVRFRSSEPTVDSSLVIMSTEVSDEGKYICHISTFPSGNFENEMSLIVWTIPISSLEPVILVEGQSYRQAASCRSIARPSPRISWDTDLNGQSINRSSDNGAVSSHYSLHPLRSMNGKKLDCLVWHVTSPTPRRLRNRLVVHFPPHVEVSSNNKDWSVGLENAALSCVSGGNPKPQSFTWIRKDSELPEGVIPHPNGTLIFGRPLSLSDRGIYKCVAKNEVGEANAEMEIVVTDSSERQIFPENMLMLIVGGVAGGLLILMLIIVITVTCHHKRKNTKLEKELTEKKEEISTLSRQASFRRVNSISTDTRGATEENIPLRVEGTLRTSLSSLGEQAHCRDSRSTISGGRGGGGGGGGAFDYLGRPVLHNNSRRGRDRILDRDEENRLRVETYVRNSSMSLQETRFHPPLTPSPFPTIQSTEIVRQLNGSVIIPTDGGSRPGSVTKNHQHPPMSCTYPPVTDDEDEVDEGLGGPASQEHPDDQDSETNSSQVSEAHSTRYQQTNGMFRPKPRPSPSGISPHASLIHKAQIV is encoded by the exons ttggcagaggaggagactgtCCTGCCCTGTCATTACCAGCCAAGTGGCAACGATGTGGTGGTGCAGGTGACTTGGTATAAGGAGAAATCTGATGGCACCAAGGAACAGATCATCCTTGCACACCATATTAATGGACAGACAG CATTCGGGCCATGGTCTCGACGCGTGCGCTTTAGAAGCAGCGAACCCACAGTGGACTCGTCACTGGTCATCATGAGCACAGAGGTCTCTGATGAGGGGAAGTATATCTGCCACATCAGCACCTTCCCCTCTGGCAACTTTGAAAATGAGATGTCACTCATCGTGTGGA CCATCCCTATCTCCTCCCTGGAGCCTGTGATTCTGGTGGAGGGCCAGTCCTACCGACAGGCTGCTTCCTGTCGATCCATAGCCCGCCCATCTCCCCGCATCTCCTGGGACACCGACCTGAATGGCCAGTCCATCAACCGCTCTTCCGACAACGGGGCGGTCTCCTCGCACTACTCCCTGCACCCCCTGAGGAGCATGAATGGCAAGAAGCTGGACTGTCTGGTGTGGCATGTGACCTCACCGACCCCCCGCAGGCTCCGCAACCGCCTGGTAGTGCACT TCCCTCCACATGTAGAGGTGTCTAGCAACAATAAAGACTGGTCCGTGGGTCTGGAGAATGCTGCCTTGAGTTGCGTGAGTGGAGGAAACCCCAAACCACAGAGTTTCACCTGGATCAG gaAGGATAGTGAGTTGCCAGAGGGTGTGATCCCCCACCCTAATGGAACACTAATTTTTGGGCGACCCCTGAGCCTGTCAGACAGAGGCATCTACAAGTGCGTGGCAAAGAATGAAGTAGGAGAAGCAAACGCAGAGATGGAGATTGTTGTGACAG ATTCTTCTGAGAGGCAGATATTCCCTGAAAACATGCTTATGCTCATCGTGGGGGGCGTGGCAGGCGGGTTGCTAATCTTGATGCTTATCATTGTCATCACTGTCACATGCCACCACAAACGCAAGAACACGAAACTGGAGAAGGAGCTGACAGAGAAGAA GGAGGAAATAAGCACTCTCTCCAGGCAAGCTTCTTTCAGGAGAGTGAACTCTATCAGCACAGATACCAGAGGAGCG acagaagaaaacatcCCTCTGAGGGTGGAGGGAACCCTGAGGACCAGCCTGTCTTCCCTCGGG GAACAGGCTCACTGCCGTGACAGCAGATCTACTATCTCAGGGGgacggggaggaggaggaggaggagggggtgcaTTTGACTACCTGGGTAGACCAGTCCTACACAACAACTCGCGGAGGGGTAGAGACAGGATTCTGGATAGAGATGAGGAGAATCGACTCCGAGTGGAGACATATGTAAGAAACAGCAGTATGTCTTTG cAGGAAACTCGTTTCCACCCTCCTCTCACGCCATCACCCTTTCCCACCATCCAGTCCACTGAGATTGTGAGACAGCTAAATGGCAGCGTCATTATCCCAACAGATGGGGGTTCACGGCCAGGAAGTGTCACCAAAAATCACCAGCACCCGCCTATGAGCTGCACCTACCCACCAGTAAcagatgatgaggatgaggtgGATGAAGGTTTGGGGGGTCCTGCCAGCCAGGAGCATCCCGACGACCAGGACAGTGAGACCAACAGCTCCCAGGTGTCTGAGGCTCACAGTACACGCTATCAGCAGACTAATGGCATGTTTAGACCCAAACCCAGACCAAGCCCCTCTGGGATCAGTCCCCATGCCTCCCTCATCCACAAGGCTCAGATAGTTTAG